One Globicephala melas chromosome 4, mGloMel1.2, whole genome shotgun sequence genomic window carries:
- the NCBP2AS2 gene encoding protein NCBP2AS2 → MILRRLLAALLHSPQLVERLSESRPIRRAAQLTAFVLLQAQVHGQDAARRLRALAAGTAGSLGCRAARFRDTFIQELRRSLRERPRPPPGSQKGPGANP, encoded by the coding sequence ATGATTCTACGGCGGCTGCTGGCCGCCCTGTTGCACAGCCCGCAGCTGGTGGAGCGTCTCTCTGAGTCGCGGCCCATCCGGCGTGCGGCGCAGCTCACCGCCTTCGTACTGCTGCAGGCCCAGGTACACGGGCAGGACGCGGCCCGGCGCCTGCGAGCCCTCGCGGCAGGGACCGCGGGCTCCCTGGGCTGCCGCGCTGCCCGCTTCAGAGACACCTTCATTCAGGAGCTACGCCGCAGCCTCCGGGAACGCCCGCGGCCACCACCAGGTAGCCAGAAGGGCCCGGGAGCAAACCCCTAA